From Terriglobales bacterium, one genomic window encodes:
- the hpnI gene encoding bacteriohopanetetrol glucosamine biosynthesis glycosyltransferase HpnI, translated as MPEARPKDFGDVGGSRRSPREDWIRLALEILFALLTVCAIAYYLLVLWAARSFLRRSRPPENFAPPVTLLKPVRGDDPEAFAAFESHCLLDYPEYEVIFGVWDPTDPAIAAVERLQRQFPERPIRLVMCPQPLGANRKVSNLVQMLPHARFQYLVVNDSDIRVAPDYLRKVMAPFCAPEVGVVTALYRGAPSSTLGSWLESLGISADFIGGVLAARLLEGVHFALGSTMAIRADVLARIGGFEPLLDYLADDYELGKRAADAGFRVEIADTVVDTHLPAYSWHGFLEHQMRWWRGIRDSRPAGYLGLALTFGLPWATLAVLAAGGAGWAWLLLLAALLARYAMAQGVAGSVLNDPEYRRLSALVPFRDFVTLGIWLAAFAGHTVTWRGERFLLKDRKLYR; from the coding sequence GTGCCGGAGGCACGACCGAAGGATTTCGGCGATGTCGGCGGCAGCCGACGGAGCCCCCGGGAGGACTGGATCCGCCTCGCCCTGGAAATCCTGTTCGCGCTGCTGACCGTTTGCGCCATCGCCTACTACCTGCTGGTGCTCTGGGCCGCTCGCTCTTTCTTGCGCCGATCCCGGCCGCCGGAGAACTTCGCCCCACCGGTCACTTTGCTCAAGCCTGTCCGCGGCGACGACCCCGAGGCCTTTGCCGCCTTCGAAAGCCACTGCCTCCTCGACTACCCGGAATACGAGGTTATCTTCGGTGTGTGGGACCCCACCGACCCCGCCATCGCCGCCGTCGAGCGGCTGCAGCGGCAGTTTCCCGAGCGACCGATACGCCTCGTCATGTGCCCCCAGCCGCTCGGAGCCAACCGCAAAGTCAGCAATCTGGTCCAGATGTTGCCCCACGCCCGATTCCAATACCTGGTCGTGAACGACAGCGACATCCGCGTGGCCCCCGACTATCTGCGCAAGGTCATGGCTCCCTTTTGCGCTCCCGAGGTCGGCGTGGTCACGGCTCTCTATCGTGGCGCCCCCTCCTCGACCCTCGGTTCTTGGCTGGAGTCCCTCGGTATCAGCGCGGACTTCATCGGGGGCGTGCTCGCGGCCCGGCTGCTGGAAGGTGTTCACTTTGCTCTCGGCTCCACCATGGCCATCCGTGCCGACGTGCTCGCCCGCATCGGCGGCTTCGAGCCCCTGCTCGATTACCTGGCCGACGATTACGAACTGGGCAAACGCGCGGCCGATGCCGGCTTTCGCGTTGAGATCGCCGACACCGTCGTGGACACCCACTTGCCGGCCTACTCCTGGCACGGATTCCTGGAGCATCAGATGCGTTGGTGGCGCGGCATCCGCGATTCCCGCCCCGCCGGTTACCTCGGCCTTGCCCTGACCTTTGGTCTGCCCTGGGCGACGCTCGCGGTGCTGGCTGCGGGCGGAGCGGGGTGGGCATGGCTGCTGCTGCTGGCGGCATTGCTCGCCCGCTATGCCATGGCGCAAGGGGTGGCCGGCTCCGTCCTCAACGACCCTGAATACCGCCGCCTGAGCGCACTCGTTCCATTTCGCGACTTTGTGACGCTGGGTATTTGGCTCGCCGCCTTCGCTGGTCACACCGTCACCTGGCGCGGTGAACGCTTCCTGCTCAAGGACCGCAAGCTCTATCGCTGA
- a CDS encoding glycosyltransferase family 1 protein, with amino-acid sequence MRIALDIRRVTQFGVATYVRNVVRALAHLDGSNQYRLIGPPARLREFGDLPPNFVLVPYALSETTLRDYFHFQHIIRRHACDVVHVPHLFWVPQYMPCPYVVTVHDLLEYLYPENGGAGWKRSLQDYLTHRTLTRAARIFAVSNSTRTDLMRLFHIPASKIEVVYNAIDERFRQGHASPDDKRIIAERYQVNYPFLLYAGNIKPHKNIGRIIEAFAALKAELEKDQRFTDLKLIIIGDELSQHPDLRRTVIKAGVQNDVRFLGFVPIDVLRIFYDAAKIFVFPSLYEGFGLPPLEAMALGTPVVTSNASSLPEVVGDAAVLVNPENVFEIMRALHRVLLDQPLRERLKERGYQQTQRFSWEVSGQRILQVYQEVAGAGRKLVSAAD; translated from the coding sequence GTGCGCATCGCCCTCGACATCCGGCGGGTCACTCAGTTCGGCGTCGCCACCTACGTGCGCAACGTCGTCCGCGCCCTGGCCCATCTCGACGGCAGCAACCAGTACCGCCTGATCGGTCCGCCCGCCCGCCTGCGCGAGTTCGGGGACCTGCCGCCCAACTTCGTTCTTGTCCCTTACGCCCTGAGCGAGACCACGCTCCGCGACTACTTCCACTTCCAGCACATCATCCGCCGCCACGCCTGCGACGTCGTCCACGTCCCGCACCTCTTCTGGGTGCCGCAATACATGCCCTGTCCCTACGTGGTGACGGTGCACGACCTGTTGGAGTACCTCTATCCGGAGAATGGCGGCGCCGGGTGGAAGCGTTCGCTGCAGGATTACCTCACCCACCGCACCCTCACCCGCGCCGCCCGCATCTTCGCCGTCTCCAACTCTACCCGCACCGACCTGATGCGCCTCTTCCACATCCCGGCAAGCAAGATCGAAGTGGTGTACAACGCCATCGACGAGCGCTTCCGCCAGGGTCACGCCTCGCCCGACGACAAGCGAATCATCGCCGAGCGCTACCAGGTCAACTACCCGTTCCTGCTCTACGCCGGGAACATCAAGCCGCACAAGAACATCGGCCGCATCATCGAGGCCTTCGCCGCCCTCAAAGCCGAGCTGGAGAAAGACCAGCGCTTCACCGATCTCAAGCTCATCATCATCGGCGACGAGCTTTCCCAGCATCCCGATCTGCGCCGCACCGTCATCAAGGCCGGCGTGCAGAACGATGTCCGCTTCCTCGGCTTCGTCCCTATCGACGTCCTGCGCATCTTCTACGACGCCGCCAAGATCTTCGTCTTCCCCTCCCTCTACGAGGGCTTCGGCCTGCCGCCGCTGGAGGCCATGGCCCTGGGCACTCCGGTCGTGACCTCCAACGCCTCGTCACTTCCCGAGGTGGTGGGCGACGCTGCTGTGCTGGTCAACCCGGAGAACGTCTTCGAGATCATGCGCGCTCTGCATCGGGTGCTGCTCGACCAGCCCTTGCGCGAGCGCCTGAAGGAGCGCGGCTACCAGCAGACGCAGCGTTTTTCCTGGGAGGTCTCTGGCCAGCGCATCCTGCAGGTGTATCAGGAGGTCGCCGGCGCCGGCCGCAAGCTGGTTTCCGCCGCCGATTAG
- a CDS encoding PLP-dependent aminotransferase family protein — translation MATPWLHRFAQRTQRVKSSAIRELLKLTQKPEVISFAGGLPAPEVFPTQQFKEACQKVLTDHGPQALQYGPTEGYGPLREMIAANTARYGVLATAENVLITSGSQQALDLIGKLLINRGDRILVEAPTYLGALQAFAVYGAEYVSVPIDQDGLRTDLLEDALRSGPKFMYVLPNFQNPGGVTLSEGRRHELLLLADKYGIPIIEDDPYGQLRYEGEHLPPLVEVDRENLRHDNGYTLGNVIYLSTFSKTLAPGLRLAWIVAPAEVISKLVQLKQGSDLQTATFNQMVAYEVAKDGFLDQHVKLIRQVYRERRDAMLAALDQYFPREVSWTRPHGGLFLWVTLPEGMDCHELFEAAIAENVAFVPGDSFYVADDAEARRHFRLNFSYSRPEVIREGIRRLSIAVRSKMQRLQLAAVAD, via the coding sequence ATGGCTACTCCATGGCTGCATCGTTTTGCCCAGCGCACCCAGCGCGTAAAAAGCTCCGCCATCCGCGAACTCCTCAAACTCACCCAGAAACCGGAGGTCATCTCCTTCGCCGGGGGCCTGCCCGCTCCCGAGGTTTTTCCCACGCAGCAGTTCAAGGAAGCCTGCCAGAAGGTGCTGACCGACCACGGCCCCCAGGCCCTGCAGTATGGCCCCACCGAGGGCTACGGGCCCTTGCGGGAGATGATCGCGGCCAACACCGCCCGCTACGGCGTCCTGGCCACGGCGGAGAACGTGCTCATCACCTCCGGCTCGCAGCAGGCCCTGGACCTGATCGGCAAGCTGCTCATCAATCGTGGAGACCGCATCCTGGTGGAGGCGCCGACCTACCTGGGAGCGCTTCAGGCCTTCGCGGTTTACGGTGCTGAGTACGTCAGCGTCCCCATCGATCAGGACGGGCTGCGCACCGATCTGCTGGAAGATGCTTTGCGCTCCGGCCCCAAGTTCATGTATGTGCTGCCCAACTTCCAGAATCCGGGCGGCGTAACCCTCTCCGAAGGGCGCCGTCACGAACTCCTGTTGCTGGCCGACAAGTACGGCATCCCCATCATCGAGGACGACCCCTACGGCCAGCTTCGCTACGAGGGCGAGCACCTGCCTCCCCTGGTCGAAGTGGACCGCGAAAACCTGCGCCACGACAACGGCTACACCCTGGGCAACGTCATCTATCTGAGCACCTTCTCCAAGACGCTCGCCCCCGGCCTGCGTCTGGCCTGGATCGTCGCCCCGGCCGAGGTCATCAGCAAGCTGGTGCAGCTTAAGCAGGGCAGTGACCTCCAGACTGCCACCTTCAACCAGATGGTGGCCTACGAGGTCGCAAAGGACGGCTTCCTCGACCAGCACGTCAAGCTCATCCGCCAGGTCTATCGCGAGCGCCGCGATGCCATGCTTGCCGCTCTCGACCAGTATTTTCCCCGCGAAGTCTCCTGGACGCGCCCCCATGGCGGCCTCTTCCTCTGGGTCACGCTGCCCGAGGGGATGGACTGCCACGAGCTCTTCGAGGCAGCGATCGCGGAGAACGTCGCCTTCGTCCCCGGCGACAGCTTCTACGTCGCTGACGATGCCGAAGCGCGCCGCCACTTCCGGCTGAACTTCTCGTATTCGCGTCCCGAGGTCATCCGCGAAGGCATCCGCCGGCTTTCCATCGCGGTGCGCAGCAAGATGCAACGGCTGCAACTTGCCGCGGTAGCGGATTGA
- a CDS encoding PEP-CTERM sorting domain-containing protein, whose protein sequence is MRLCALLMALACLPLPARADTIYAALTNGDIVAVDTVRLTAGVLTHTGLCWYDIAFAPDGRLYGSDAYNLYRIDPASGHATLVGAFGRFINGMTFVGDTLYGSGDTKLYTINLSSGQAQWVGNTDYMSSGDLQWFQGALYMTGSIPSDQLIRVNVLTGRGSLVGNVGFGQVYGLAATSSQLLGLTTDGDLLVLDPQTGTGTRMGSIGGSVYGASTGPRLQQVPEPGTLLLLGSGLLAIGMSRRRAANGQR, encoded by the coding sequence ATGCGCCTGTGCGCATTACTGATGGCGCTGGCCTGCTTGCCGCTGCCGGCCCGCGCGGACACTATCTACGCTGCCCTGACCAACGGCGATATCGTGGCGGTGGACACAGTCCGTTTGACCGCGGGGGTGCTGACGCACACGGGTCTGTGCTGGTACGACATCGCCTTCGCGCCGGATGGCAGGCTGTACGGCAGCGATGCCTACAACCTGTACCGCATCGATCCCGCCAGCGGCCATGCGACGCTGGTCGGCGCATTCGGGAGATTCATTAACGGAATGACGTTCGTGGGCGACACGCTGTACGGCTCCGGCGATACCAAGCTGTACACCATCAACCTGTCGAGCGGACAGGCGCAGTGGGTGGGTAACACCGATTACATGAGCTCGGGCGATCTGCAATGGTTCCAGGGAGCACTGTACATGACCGGCTCCATCCCATCGGACCAGCTCATCCGGGTGAATGTCCTCACGGGCCGAGGTTCGCTGGTGGGTAATGTCGGCTTTGGCCAGGTCTATGGGCTGGCGGCGACCTCGTCACAGCTGCTGGGACTGACGACGGATGGGGACTTGCTGGTGCTCGATCCCCAGACCGGGACGGGCACGAGGATGGGGTCGATCGGCGGATCGGTGTACGGCGCGAGTACTGGACCGCGGTTGCAGCAGGTCCCAGAACCCGGCACGCTGTTGCTGCTGGGGAGCGGGTTGTTGGCGATCGGCATGAGCCGGCGCCGGGCGGCGAACGGTCAGCGATAG
- the rpiB gene encoding ribose 5-phosphate isomerase B: protein MRIAIGADHAGFELKEKIKQRLAQQGIEVRDQGTVSIESVDYPDFARKVGEEVAAKQVDFGVLVCGSGIGMAIAANKVPGVRAANVTTEYEAQVSREHNDANVLAVGARILKDDEAFAIVDKWLHTPFAGGRHQRRVDKIMEIERQETQAHTK from the coding sequence ATGAGGATCGCCATCGGCGCCGACCATGCCGGGTTCGAGCTGAAGGAGAAGATCAAGCAGCGGCTCGCTCAGCAGGGAATCGAGGTCCGCGACCAAGGTACCGTCTCCATCGAGTCGGTGGATTACCCCGATTTTGCCCGTAAGGTTGGCGAAGAGGTGGCGGCCAAGCAGGTGGACTTCGGCGTCCTGGTCTGCGGCAGCGGCATCGGCATGGCCATCGCCGCCAACAAGGTTCCCGGGGTGCGCGCCGCCAATGTCACTACCGAGTACGAGGCCCAGGTGAGCCGCGAGCACAACGACGCCAACGTGCTCGCCGTCGGCGCCCGTATCCTCAAGGACGACGAGGCCTTCGCCATCGTGGACAAGTGGCTGCACACGCCCTTCGCCGGCGGGCGCCACCAGCGCCGCGTGGACAAGATCATGGAGATCGAACGCCAGGAGACCCAGGCCCATACCAAGTAG
- a CDS encoding endonuclease/exonuclease/phosphatase family protein — protein sequence MKLRITTFNCENLFGRYRFLDTPQKGEIKDYEKSLQITETTTLEPGRSGRIKPAILNKQQRTNTANAILEADPHVLAVEEVENLTVLRLFNAKYMGSAFDRIILVDGNDARGIDVGFLVRKGVDVTVLDVRTHADEAIGGGFLAKSNRLDTAVTAQAIFSRDCLEVDVQVSGVALTFLVNHFKAQDNKPTTSARRKRQAARVVELVQAVRNNDRHPIVMGDLNIDSKQSDYDGSLDPLLDLSTLHDPFAGLDQQQRWTHFYSSDKTVSKLDYVLVDDFLSNRVDSVDIFRKGLSKKCKQYKGPRLSSMKNNDLEASDHCPTTMILNL from the coding sequence ATGAAGCTACGCATCACGACGTTCAATTGCGAAAACCTCTTCGGCCGATATCGATTTCTCGACACGCCCCAAAAAGGCGAAATCAAGGACTATGAAAAGTCGCTGCAGATCACCGAGACCACGACCCTGGAGCCCGGCCGCAGCGGCCGGATCAAACCCGCCATCCTCAACAAGCAGCAAAGGACGAACACCGCCAATGCGATCCTGGAGGCGGATCCCCACGTGCTGGCGGTGGAGGAAGTGGAAAATCTAACCGTCCTGCGCCTATTCAATGCGAAATACATGGGGAGCGCATTCGACCGCATCATCCTGGTGGACGGGAACGATGCCCGCGGCATCGATGTCGGTTTCCTGGTGAGAAAAGGGGTCGATGTGACCGTGCTCGACGTCCGCACCCATGCGGATGAGGCGATCGGCGGGGGATTCCTCGCGAAAAGCAACCGACTGGACACCGCCGTCACGGCCCAAGCCATCTTTTCACGGGACTGCCTCGAAGTAGACGTCCAGGTCAGTGGCGTTGCGCTCACCTTCCTGGTGAACCACTTCAAGGCGCAGGACAACAAGCCGACGACCAGCGCCCGGCGAAAGAGACAGGCAGCGCGGGTCGTGGAGCTGGTTCAGGCAGTGCGGAATAACGACCGGCACCCAATCGTCATGGGCGACCTCAACATCGACTCCAAGCAATCGGACTATGACGGGTCACTCGACCCGCTCTTAGACCTGTCAACCCTGCACGATCCCTTCGCCGGTCTGGATCAACAGCAACGATGGACCCATTTCTACTCGTCCGATAAGACGGTGAGCAAGCTCGATTACGTCCTGGTTGATGATTTCTTGAGTAATCGGGTCGACAGCGTGGATATCTTCCGAAAGGGATTGAGCAAGAAATGCAAGCAGTACAAGGGGCCTCGGCTGTCGTCCATGAAGAACAATGACCTGGAGGCAAGCGATCACTGTCCAACGACGATGATCCTAAACCTCTGA
- the glyA gene encoding serine hydroxymethyltransferase, translated as MNNKRMSRSIWEVDPEVAQAIANEERRQHEGLELIASENFVSEAVLEAAGSVFTNKYAEGYPGKRYYGGCEFTDVVETLARERAKKLFGADHATVQPHSGSSANQSAYAAVVQPGDPVLGLNLAHGGHLTHGHPLNFSGKTYRIIPYGVTKETETIDYDELEKLAEKERPKLIIGGGSAYPRIIDFVRMRQIADKVGAILLVDMAHFAGLVAGGVHPSPVPHCQIVTTTTHKTLRGPRSGMILCKQDYAAAVDKTSFPGFQGGPLVHIMAAKAVCFQEAMQPEFKDYARQIVANAKVLAETIAADGYRIISGGTDTHLMLVDVFSKGMLGSEAEKALGEAGITVNKNAIPFDTNPPMKPSGIRIGSPAVTTRGMKEGEMRQIGHWISQALNNRQDAAVLKRIRKEVLELCEAFPLYAERRSRATAEMKA; from the coding sequence ATGAATAACAAGCGCATGTCCCGCTCCATCTGGGAAGTCGATCCGGAAGTCGCCCAGGCGATCGCCAACGAGGAGCGCCGCCAGCACGAGGGCCTGGAACTGATCGCCTCGGAGAATTTTGTCAGCGAAGCCGTGCTCGAAGCTGCCGGCTCCGTCTTCACCAACAAGTACGCCGAGGGTTATCCGGGAAAACGCTACTACGGCGGCTGCGAGTTCACCGACGTGGTCGAGACCCTGGCCCGCGAGCGCGCCAAGAAGCTCTTCGGCGCCGACCACGCCACCGTCCAGCCGCATTCCGGCTCCTCCGCCAACCAGTCCGCCTATGCCGCGGTGGTGCAGCCGGGCGATCCCGTGCTCGGCCTGAATCTGGCGCACGGCGGCCATCTCACCCACGGTCACCCGCTGAATTTCTCCGGCAAGACCTACAGGATCATCCCCTATGGCGTGACCAAGGAGACCGAGACCATCGACTACGACGAACTGGAGAAGCTGGCGGAAAAGGAGCGCCCCAAGCTGATCATCGGTGGTGGCAGCGCCTATCCCCGCATCATCGACTTTGTCCGCATGCGCCAGATCGCCGACAAGGTGGGCGCCATCCTGCTGGTGGACATGGCGCACTTCGCCGGCCTGGTCGCGGGCGGCGTGCATCCCTCGCCCGTCCCCCATTGCCAGATCGTCACCACCACCACCCACAAGACCCTGCGCGGCCCCCGTTCCGGCATGATCCTGTGCAAGCAGGACTACGCCGCCGCCGTGGACAAAACCTCGTTCCCCGGCTTCCAGGGCGGCCCGTTGGTGCACATCATGGCCGCCAAGGCGGTGTGCTTCCAGGAGGCCATGCAGCCGGAGTTCAAGGATTACGCCCGCCAGATCGTCGCCAACGCCAAGGTCCTGGCCGAGACCATCGCCGCCGACGGATACCGCATCATCTCCGGCGGGACTGACACTCACCTGATGCTGGTGGACGTCTTCTCCAAGGGTATGCTGGGCAGCGAGGCCGAGAAGGCGCTGGGCGAGGCCGGCATCACCGTCAACAAGAACGCCATCCCCTTCGACACCAACCCGCCCATGAAGCCCAGCGGCATCCGCATCGGCTCCCCGGCGGTCACTACCCGCGGCATGAAGGAAGGCGAGATGCGGCAGATCGGCCACTGGATCAGCCAGGCGCTCAACAACCGCCAGGACGCTGCCGTTCTCAAACGGATTCGCAAGGAAGTGCTGGAGCTGTGCGAAGCCTTTCCTCTGTACGCCGAGCGCCGCTCCCGCGCCACCGCCGAGATGAAGGCTTGA